In the Phaseolus vulgaris cultivar G19833 chromosome 7, P. vulgaris v2.0, whole genome shotgun sequence genome, one interval contains:
- the LOC137829392 gene encoding uncharacterized protein, with protein sequence MKFWKCKVVPSAHVTAWRVLENKLATKANLEKRGITVVSSLYSLCGVEEESHTHMFFECSFAWRVWNLCCAWLGVQTVFHNVPLLNFSQFRLSNESVSVNEVWGVIWIAVVNEIWKHRNRVIFRRGVIDVLEVFALVQLKAWAWVTSKSQDAIFSFSDWCIDPLVCMEMMF encoded by the coding sequence ATGAAGTTCTGGAAGTGTAAGGTTGTACCTTCTGCACATGTTacggcttggagggtgttggaaaatAAGTTGGCTACTAAGGCTAACTTGGAAAAACGTGGAATCACGGTGGTAAGTTCTCTGTATAGTCTTTGCGGGGTGGAGGAGGAATCTCACACTCATATGTTCTTTGAGTGTAGTTTTGCATGGCGTGTGTGGAACCTTTGTTGTGCTTGGTTAGGCGTGCAAACTGTGTTTCATAATGTTCCACTGCTAAATTTCTCTCAGTTTAGGTTGAGCAATGAGTCTGTTTCGGTAAATGAGGTTTGGGGAGTGATTTGGATCGCAGTTGTCAACGAAATCTGGAAACACAGAAATAGAGTAATATTTAGAAGGGGTGTAATAGATGTATTGGAAGTATTCGCTTTGGTGCAACTAAAGGCATGGGCTTGGGTTACTTCCAAGTCGCAGGATGCAATCTTTTCCTTCTCTGATTGGTGTATTGATCCTTTGGTCTGTATGGAGATGATGTTTTGA